The genome window ttcgcatcgcgtaggattgattcattttcctgGTGGGTTGacgcatttatatttgctcgtattttccgacatttttagtgacaactttgttataaaattagcaaaaatcacGGCTTTTTTTCTCGAGTATGAAATAAGTTAATAAATGCacattacttgttgctcgagaaattttacaaaataatgcacttgtattgagatgttgatgcgtctaatgcactcccccttcggggctcgtgcattagacgcataaacatctcagtacgcgtgcattattatattttgtacaatttcactctcaacaagtaagacgcattcattaacctataattaattaCACAATACAATCCGGTATTTGCTATGTTTTTCACATTCACTAAAATGTTTATGGGTCATTGGGTTTCTTTTGAAAGTGAACTTACATTGACCCCTAATGGTGTCATACGAAAAGGGAAATTCCAATATTACGAAAATATAACTATCATAGTATAACCAAGATTATACTACACAACGAAAGGAAAACTACAACAACTAAATGCAATAATTGTATATATATCATGGCTTCAGCATATGTTAGCGGTGATATTTCAACAAATAACGCCAGCTCCAAAACGGATTTAGATCTGAAAGATATCTTAAGAGAGAGCGAAATTAGAGGTACGTTTTATTGTAAACAATCAATTCTTCTACTCGTAAAATATCACGTTAAATTGACAAACCAAACGtgttatatttaatttttttacgcGATAATGTACTTCCTTATTTTGTAGTTCTATACTTTCTTCCCAGCTATAAAATCGGAGACTTAATTAAAAAGCCTGCGTCTGACGTCATGTGTCAAACATTAAAGATTTGTTTACAAGTTGTTGTATGATTGAAATTTCTTAACGCAGCGGTAAAACAGTATggcttatggttaattttgcacctgcAATATACACACAACCATCTCAAACATTGTATCTCAGTAATAGAAATTATCTCTCCTGAAGACGACATGACAAAATGCCTAGAAAATGTGCATTTTGCCTTTTGCACAATGATAAAACAagttccttttacgcgctatatagtccgtcaactcagaagtacaaagtaaatagataAAATAAGACCTCGAAAACtgaaggtatgagaataattatttcagtggaaTGCTTCTTTGGCCCGCCAttgcgatttgtacttgccgagcgcaccccggtccccgcactccgtgcatccgcgggtattcatgctcgtcgaaaatttcgcgaaataaggggtgttttcagatgaagaaacgcgattcgcgaaacacacaaaaaaggggtgtttttttgtgttcgcgaaattgaaaaaagggtattttcatcgagcagcctacgcgtttttgccagaaaagggcatattagaaatatcgttcgtgttttagcgaaaataggggtattttcgaagggcaaataattcgcgaaatcgctaaaaaaaggggtgatttttcccctaaaaacttcgcgaaatgagatgcaaaagggggtgtttttaaagttcaccgacaagcatgaatacccgcggatgcacggagtgcggggattGGGAGCGCACCACACTGAGCGTGTAACGCAAAACATCGatccccgatgccacagatttggattgtacttctaggttgaagcaatatactaaccaatcaagggtcgtggggagtttgattgacaatgacgtcagacgcaagccAGACTTTTTAATTTAGTCTCAGATTATAATTGGTGGATTTAAGCATGTTTAAAGTTATCTTTATCTTGAACACGTGAAAGTTTAAATAGCGGAATAATAAGttgtttgtttacaatttaaaacacGTGGAAATAAAGAAGCAGTAGGTCTATATATAAGAATAATGCCAATACTTTATAAAAAACCCCAAATAAGTTGCCAACTTTATTCAGGCCgtagccagtaggcctatatcaaaattaatttgaatttaataaacagagatttataaagcgcctaaaATAAAATAACCTGAAAGCACCTAACAGAAAATAACCTGATAGCGCTGATATGAACAAGCAGTATAatttacactatggaccacaataaccTAATCCCAATGTgatccaataacctcaattacataatcatagtgcaaaatttgacctcaaattgtagagtatgaatttttgtacccaaattttcaaaggtcattcaatgagtgcacaaatgtattgggggttaagaactgtgcccagtaacctgatagatgagcatgttgtggatcctagtgttactaATTGTTACAACATACCATTTTTTACATcatttgttcattattattatttttttttacagccTGCAAGAAAACAAAGGCTGGATTTGAGATCATTACTAAGAATGGAGACGTATACAAgttaaaagagaaaacaaaaggtGGAAAGAAACTGGAATGGTTTCTTGGCAAAATCTTCAGAaagaaaatttctaaatcaaatgAATGTACAAATCAAGCACCATTTGGAGTATATAGAACTTACGAATTTGAGACCAGAAACAACGCTTCCCTACAGGACTTTAAGTATAGTCATCATCAGAGGGCATTCAATGACGACAACGATGACCAAAATGATGAGTATGAAAATGTATTTTTAGAAATGTATGAATCATCATCTAGACCGGATATTCCTCCCCTTCCTTTAATTCACCACCAGTCTATGTCGTCGTCTGATGATGAAATGGATATCTATGACGATAGGATATATGTCAACATGTTTGGCATACCAAACAGCAGTAGGCCTAAAACCAGCGTCTCCGGTTATTCAAGTAAAGAAGCATCATCAATTCCACCATCTCTCCCTGAACGTCCAAAACCCACCGAATCTACTCCATGCTATGTTTCAACATCGTCTCAAAAAGAATACAACGACGATGATGGTTTTGAAGCTACGGAGTACTTACATGACATGACTATACGTGCCACAGATCCTTCTGAAGAAGTGTCGTCAACTCATAGACAGAGTACATGTATGTCACGTGAAGGGAATATTCTGTCACTTTACGATGCAATCAATGACACCAATAACGCACATGCGTCTGATAGCAAAGACCGTTGTGAGGGCAACGAACGTCCAGGTGTTCCCGAGATCTCCGTAAATGATGCAGCCGCCGTAAGCGATGCCACCTCCGTAAATGATGACATCACCATCTCACCAAGTAAAACTACAACAAAGGTTACAGCTGGTCAAGGTGACACAGCATTACACGGTTTGCTTTCCATGACAAATCGAGAAAGTAGTATCCATAGGCTGTACACCAAGATTAAATCGACACCTTATGGTGATAATGTTAGTACTGAACAACATAATGAGGAGATTGTGAACACGTGTTCGAACTTCGGAGCTCAAGAGCCATCTTCAACTGACAATCTAAAAATTTATGAATTCGGAATGCATGGCTATGGTTAATTAACTTAACTGATTTTGACCATTCACTGTGaaaaaaaatgttgttgaaaCTTACACAGCGTGGTTGACTAATTTACGAAGTTTATTGAAAATGTACCGAACTTCATTGTAAAAACTTTTGTAAAATTTCACGCAATTTGTTAGTCAACAGTTGCTAGATACCAACAGGatgattcaaaatgaagtaaactcatgtttgtggcgtTTTTGTACGAAATCCAGAAAGAATCCGGTATCAATGAAAATATCACTGAATAGAGCAGATTCTTAACGTCTAAATTAAAAGAGAATTGCTGTATTTGCTTACACCAAACCCGAGTTGTACTTATTTGAACAAAACCAaccattttcgccagcccatcgggctggtacctgtttctgggatggggtcagtttgctcaagagattaatttttattggtattggaatgactttttgttaaaacttttgtggttgaattttttttaaatattttaattcgatgtgtaaggaaaagtaagtatgttttgccgtttcaacgaatgaaaacgagtgagtattaccaaagtttgaattaatatgactttaaaagttttaggtataggcctaaaatgtaacaataatagttaatatacagcatcatatggtcagcagaagaaaagtatgtcatttcagtgtctttgacccggggtccttgaccactgaacagcgtgatatcatgttgataacagatctaagaatcaaaatcttcatcatatggaccatattgatgtcaaagtaa of Amphiura filiformis chromosome 14, Afil_fr2py, whole genome shotgun sequence contains these proteins:
- the LOC140169057 gene encoding uncharacterized protein, with translation MASAYVSGDISTNNASSKTDLDLKDILRESEIRACKKTKAGFEIITKNGDVYKLKEKTKGGKKLEWFLGKIFRKKISKSNECTNQAPFGVYRTYEFETRNNASLQDFKYSHHQRAFNDDNDDQNDEYENVFLEMYESSSRPDIPPLPLIHHQSMSSSDDEMDIYDDRIYVNMFGIPNSSRPKTSVSGYSSKEASSIPPSLPERPKPTESTPCYVSTSSQKEYNDDDGFEATEYLHDMTIRATDPSEEVSSTHRQSTCMSREGNILSLYDAINDTNNAHASDSKDRCEGNERPGVPEISVNDAAAVSDATSVNDDITISPSKTTTKVTAGQGDTALHGLLSMTNRESSIHRLYTKIKSTPYGDNVSTEQHNEEIVNTCSNFGAQEPSSTDNLKIYEFGMHGYG